A part of Desulfobacter sp. genomic DNA contains:
- a CDS encoding TetR/AcrR family transcriptional regulator, with product MPKPSTLSKLKQEDRKLRRNLIIDAAQKIFGTKTYDKASMREIAREAGMAVSSIYTYFENQEALFVQAILRETNELLDELEAMVETDDHIDIEVLMNRYLDFYIDHENHWRMITHFFLFGNISSQAFERLNNVARRILNIFDRIFEKMNYGGDVRILSHAFFSCLSGILISFRKYPGRDDEEIRTHMKRVGAVIRGMLLPYIQADLALPPGT from the coding sequence ATGCCCAAGCCAAGCACCCTTAGCAAACTCAAACAGGAGGACAGGAAACTTCGGCGAAACCTCATCATAGATGCGGCCCAGAAAATTTTCGGAACAAAAACCTACGACAAGGCCAGTATGAGAGAAATTGCCAGGGAAGCGGGCATGGCCGTATCCTCTATCTATACCTATTTTGAAAACCAGGAGGCCCTTTTTGTCCAGGCCATTCTCAGGGAAACAAACGAACTTCTGGATGAACTGGAAGCCATGGTAGAGACAGACGACCATATTGATATCGAGGTGCTGATGAACCGCTACCTTGATTTTTACATTGACCATGAAAACCACTGGCGGATGATCACCCATTTTTTCCTCTTCGGGAATATCAGTTCCCAGGCATTCGAGCGTCTTAACAATGTGGCCCGGAGAATTTTAAATATTTTTGACCGGATTTTTGAAAAAATGAACTACGGAGGGGATGTCCGCATCCTTTCACATGCATTCTTTTCATGCCTCAGCGGCATCCTCATCTCATTCAGAAAATACCCCGGAAGAGACGATGAGGAAATCCGCACCCACATGAAACGGGTGGGCGCGGTCATCCGGGGCATGCTTTTGCCCTATATCCAGGCGGACCTGGCCCTCCCCCCCGGAACCTGA
- a CDS encoding 4Fe-4S binding protein: MNTVTLVCFSPTGTTKKILNAVAEGLEAGAVDTIDLTLPEAEKRSPEQIEEGLIIIGVPVYEGRVAKTAAARLKQLRGSDTPAVAVVMYGNRDYEDALIELTDIVRDQGFLPIAGGAFVGEHSFSNEQRPMANGRPDDRDIAEARAFGSNIRAKMERLDSLNGEAVITPPGNRPYIEHDRRGMENKAASTSVQDCTLCGECEPLCPVGAITIEMEEVKTDRSACILCNACVKHCPAGARVVDDPMIDKLLNWVFKNHQDRREPEVFL; the protein is encoded by the coding sequence GTTTTTCCCCTACGGGCACCACTAAAAAAATTCTTAACGCCGTGGCGGAAGGCCTTGAGGCCGGGGCGGTCGATACCATAGATTTGACCCTGCCGGAGGCCGAAAAAAGATCCCCTGAACAAATTGAGGAGGGGCTTATCATTATCGGGGTCCCCGTATATGAGGGCCGGGTGGCCAAAACAGCCGCAGCAAGACTCAAACAGCTCAGGGGCAGTGACACGCCTGCAGTGGCTGTGGTCATGTATGGCAACAGGGACTATGAAGATGCCCTGATTGAGTTAACTGATATCGTCCGTGATCAGGGGTTTTTACCCATCGCCGGCGGTGCCTTTGTGGGCGAGCATTCCTTTTCCAATGAACAGCGGCCCATGGCCAATGGACGGCCGGATGACCGGGATATCGCAGAGGCAAGGGCATTCGGATCAAACATCCGCGCCAAAATGGAGCGGCTGGACAGCCTCAATGGGGAGGCTGTGATTACACCGCCGGGCAACCGGCCTTATATTGAACATGATCGAAGGGGAATGGAAAACAAGGCCGCATCAACCTCGGTACAGGACTGCACCCTTTGTGGTGAATGCGAACCGCTCTGTCCGGTGGGTGCTATCACCATTGAAATGGAGGAGGTAAAGACAGACCGCTCGGCCTGTATTCTGTGTAATGCCTGTGTCAAGCATTGTCCGGCCGGGGCAAGGGTGGTGGATGACCCCATGATCGACAAGCTGCTCAACTGGGTGTTTAAAAATCATCAGGACAGAAGGGAACCTGAAGTCTTTCTTTAG